GTTGGCAAAGAATGAGGTCAAGATCGGCGAGGAGCGCCTCAAGATGGTGACGGCCGTCGTGAGCTACtacgaggcggcgcgggtggtgaTCGAGCCGGGGAGGCTGCTGCAGTACCTCTTGCAGGGCCTGTTCCACCCAGCGCGCAAGGTGCGCGACATCTACCGCCGCACTTATAACCTCATCTACGTTGGCAGCCCAGAGCGCCTCGTCCCGTACTACCCACGCATCCAGAACGACGCCTCGCACACGTACGTCCGCCATGAGCTGGAGGTGCTTCTCTAACAAACtgcaacacacacgcacacacacacacccacccagcACAAGCGAGCAAGAGAGGCGGGACGTGGATAGTTAAGCTCTTCGGCGCAGTTGTTGATGCAGTGCCGGCgtgcgagggggaggaggctgcgcATGAGGCTGCGGTCCAGAGGCTCGAGAGCGGCTGTGTTGTGCAGGGGTATCGATGCGTGGTCCTCTGCTCTCTGCGGGTAACAGGGTGCTGTctggcgtgcgcgttggcACCGCTAACTCGCATGGCAGAAAGGCAGCAGAACAAAGACGAAGGTAGATGTCGACGCATGCGTGCGTCCATGCATACGCGCCACGTGGCAGCGTGTCGAAGCGCCTTgtcgtgggagggggggggctgtcAAGGCCCGCTACTTGACGCACCCCTGCACAGGTGTGCGACAGGACTTCACGGACAAGCGCACCGAATGGTGCGAGGCTGTGCTTCGGATGTTGTGGGGGCGGAGGCTGGCAGCAAGACGCGGGTGCTGCGCTGATGATTGATGCTCCTCGCCGCCTGTattcgtgcgcgcgtgtgggtgtgcatTCCTCGTCCCGCCACGCCTTTCTGTTGGCACGTGTGTTGGCGAGTACTCTCCGCCACCAAGCCGCACTTCTCCACACTGTCGTtccttgccctcctccctctctgtctctaACCCGACCCGGCGGCAACGAACAACACGTGTCCAATACACGGGAAGCTGCGAGAGAAACGCCGAGCACATCAAATTgcgcactccctccccctataCCGTCACAGAGTGGTGAGAAAGGTAAACTGCGGTGCAGACACAGACCAGTCAAAGAGCTTCTGGCACGATAgtgcaacacacacacacacacacacacacacgcacacgcatacaggTGCAGAGAACGGCAGAGGAGTGGCCGCTGTGGTTGTCCTCTCACTACTGTAAACTCTGTTTGCATTCGCGCGCCTTGTGTATCACAGACGGCTTGACGCACCCGCTCACCAATCCGCCTGGCCTGCCTCTCGCTCCCACGCCagtacgcacacgcactccgTCTCCGCCCAACTGCTCTGTGTATCTCTCCGTCTTGCTTTCTGTTCTTGTcgcgcccctccctcccctggTGAAGAGTCGCACGCGTTGGCTttctccgctctcctcctccgactcgCAACggacggctgcagcgcacttTATTCGCCGTCACTCTTAGCTTCTTTGCCttgccccttcctccccaccaccaccaccactagcGGCCCCTTGTatacagggagagagagcacgcgTGAGCGCCTCGCGTATATCCATAAAGACGAGGCCGACGCAGGTCCACGAGTGGACATTGCCGCGCCGTTTTCtgtccttctccctctccatgtAGTGCTGTGCACGCTGATCCACGCCCTGAGTCTCTATCCCGCTCTTCTGCTGGAAGGTAACACGGAAAGACGAAAGCGGGGGGAGAGTGCTGCGCACGGCACTGCGGCTCACTCCAGatcgtctctctctatatatatcGGTTGTCACTGTCGTCACCGTTGCCATCGCTGTCGTCATGCTCACCCCGATCCATGGCGTGATGGACTTGTCCTTTGCCCCTGGCAAGGATCAAGAGCTGTCCGATCTGCCGTTTGAGAGGTCAATGTTGCAGGAGCTGGCGCCAGAGGAGGTGCGTGAGTTGAACGTGACGCATGCGCAGGTGCTCAGCCTCACCTCTGCCCCTGGCGCCCTCATCAACGATGTGCTGCGGTACGTCACAGTGCTACACGCGGCACACAACCATGTTAGCAGTCTTCACGGCATCGAGGCATTTACCTCGCTTGAAGTGCTCGACCTCAGCCACAACTACCTCCGGGTCGTGGACGCACATGGGGCATCGCTGCTCAGAacgctgaagcagctgcgcacggTAGATTTTTCGTACAACAGCATGAGCCTGCTCGATCTGAACGTCTCTGTCGGGGCGCCTTCCTCGCGCCTCTCCGGGGTAAGCGCAGGTGCGACTCCTGCGTTTTCCACGAGCATCCCCGGTGGTGGCAACGGGCGCCTTTCCTTCGCTGCCGACTCATCCGACGGTTTTCTGTCTCTGACGGCGATAAACCTATCGCACAACGCATTTTTAGACTTGCCAGACCTGCGCAGTGCACCGTATCTGCAGGTGCTGAACATGGGCCACAACAAGCTGGACGCCCTCGCCGAGCTCGACACCCGCCTGCCGCTTCTCTCGCTGCACTCACTCGCGTTGCACTCGAATCAGCTACGGACCGCtacggtgctgctgcccttgtgCGCCCTGGCGGCCACGCTCAAGCACATACAGGTCTTTCGCAACCCATTCACGCTTGTGCAAAGTGGCCCAAAGGCAAACATTAGAAACACCGTCAATAGCGGACGCGCCGACCTGCCGGGGGGTGGACTGGATGAGTCGATGTGGTGGCGCCCCTTCCTGCTGTGGCTCTGCCCGCTGCTCGTCACTGTTGACCACGCGGAGTTCACGGCGAGTGAGCGGCGAGTGGCGGCCATCATGCTGTTCCGAGAGAACGGCTCCCTCTCCAGGTCTCGTATGGAGTACATGAACCTGCAGCGGAAGGACGACCTGGAGGCGTACCTGCGGCGCAACAGCGAGTTCGCCACGCCCCCACAGGATGCCATGGCCATCATAGACAACATTGAGCGACAGGAGGAGAGCCTGCAGGAGTACTCGGGCGTCGCGTGGGACAGCGACGCTGAGGGGGCCGGAcaggtggtggtgcccaGCTCCCGCATGAACCCCTCCGGGATTCGCGgggcggcaccagcgcccCGCCACTCCAACGGCACCCTGAGCACATCACCGAACATGTACCCTGATCCCGCCCCACTGGAAGTTGTTGGGTCACCCCCTCCAGGGACGACGTCGATGGCGCAGTTCTCGTACGGCGcagggggtgcggcgagtCGATCCCCATCTGGCGCTCGTGTTGTGGTGGTTGCCCCGGAAACACTGTTCACCGTGAACCCTAGCTCCAGTGGCGTGCTAAACACAAACCACAACCACCAGCGCGCCCACTCGGCCTCCATGATGAACGTTGTCCGGGCGCTACAAAGGAAACTGCGGTCAgtagaggaggtggtggcggtgctgtggcACGCTGACCTGTCGCGACGCACCAGGGCCGCCATCGTCATTCAGCGCGTCATGCGCGGCGCGTTGGCGCGCATGCACCTATCCGAGGAGGATGCGGAGAGCTGTCGCTTCATTCGATACCAGCTGCAACAGGTGACTGCCGCCTCGGCTGTACAGGCGGCACACGTCGCcagcggagcagcagcacaggcgaccgttggtggcgctggcggcaaTGGCGGTGGTAGCGCAGCAACGAGAGGTGTGAATCAGCGTCACCCGTCGTTGGGGCTGGTAGCGGACACCGGCTCAAACATGCAGGAGGTTCTCGTCTCCATGCGTAGCCTGCAGGAGGTGATGAGCAGCATGTGGGCCGATCTTGAGGAGTATCGCGCGATGGCGGAccgtgagcagcggcgcgctgctgtgctcATTCAGCGGTACTACCGCGGTTACCGTGCACGCTGTGAGTACGGGCGAGCTTTCAAACATCACCGCTCACTGGAACCACCTCCGTCGTCGTGCCCCGCCGCATGTCGCTGCGCTTTGGAAACCGCCTCtctgcaggaggaggtgaatGAGCTGCGCAGCGAGGTGAGGGAGCTTCGTGTGCTTCTCCACCAGACgacgcgccagcagcgactggCCGCATACGACGACCCGGAGCTGGCGATGGACGAAATCATCCGCAAGCACGAGCAGCGAAGCGACGCCGATATACTTGCTGAGCCGACGTACTACCGGCGCTCAAACATCAGCAGCCGATCTCCCAGAGACATGTCAAACCTCATCGAGCGAGCAGTTGACGGCAGCGCGTCagagaagaaggcggcggaggacatCGACCACGATTCATACCAGCCGATGGCGaacgatggcgacgacgacggcaccaCGAGGACGCTGGAAACAAACGACGGTCAACTTTCGGTAAGCGCAGCGCTGTCACATAGGGTGCCGGTGACCATGCCACAATCACCCGAGCTGACCTCTCCATTAGACAGCATGTCTTCGAAACAATGCGCATCAATGCAGACGGCGTGCATCACGAAGTTACGGCCGAACTCGGGGAGCATAGTGAGCGCTAGGCAGGTTGGCAAGGAGTAGTTGAGGCCGAATGGATATCGCAGTCCTCGTCTACATAAGGAGTGAGCAGACAGGGCCAGCGTGCTTAGCcgcatcatcatcgccgctcgaaaggggaggggtggtggtgatggcggcgaaggcacagcgcccccacccctttccTTTGATAGCGTGCCACGGCTTTGTTGCAGCTCGTAGCTGACTGTGCtcgaggcggtggcagcggcggcgggggagggtgcgcgcgcggtggAATGAAGGGGCGGTACGGGTCgcacatctctctctctgtgtctgaCGGATGTGTGCACCATCTCATAGGCTTCTTTTGCGTTTTATTTTTCAGGTTTCATTACTGTT
Above is a window of Leishmania mexicana MHOM/GT/2001/U1103 complete genome, chromosome 28 DNA encoding:
- a CDS encoding putative leucine-rich repeat protein, whose translation is MLTPIHGVMDLSFAPGKDQELSDLPFERSMLQELAPEEVRELNVTHAQVLSLTSAPGALINDVLRYVTVLHAAHNHVSSLHGIEAFTSLEVLDLSHNYLRVVDAHGASLLRTLKQLRTVDFSYNSMSLLDLNVSVGAPSSRLSGVSAGATPAFSTSIPGGGNGRLSFAADSSDGFLSLTAINLSHNAFLDLPDLRSAPYLQVLNMGHNKLDALAELDTRLPLLSLHSLALHSNQLRTATVLLPLCALAATLKHIQVFRNPFTLVQSGPKANIRNTVNSGRADLPGGGLDESMWWRPFLLWLCPLLVTVDHAEFTASERRVAAIMLFRENGSLSRSRMEYMNLQRKDDLEAYLRRNSEFATPPQDAMAIIDNIERQEESLQEYSGVAWDSDAEGAGQVVVPSSRMNPSGIRGAAPAPRHSNGTLSTSPNMYPDPAPLEVVGSPPPGTTSMAQFSYGAGGAASRSPSGARVVVVAPETLFTVNPSSSGVLNTNHNHQRAHSASMMNVVRALQRKLRSVEEVVAVLWHADLSRRTRAAIVIQRVMRGALARMHLSEEDAESCRFIRYQLQQVTAASAVQAAHVASGAAAQATVGGAGGNGGGSAATRGVNQRHPSLGLVADTGSNMQEVLVSMRSLQEVMSSMWADLEEYRAMADREQRRAAVLIQRYYRGYRARCEYGRAFKHHRSLEPPPSSCPAACRCALETASLQEEVNELRSEVRELRVLLHQTTRQQRLAAYDDPELAMDEIIRKHEQRSDADILAEPTYYRRSNISSRSPRDMSNLIERAVDGSASEKKAAEDIDHDSYQPMANDGDDDGTTRTLETNDGQLSVSAALSHRVPVTMPQSPELTSPLDSMSSKQCASMQTACITKLRPNSGSIVSARQVGKE